Proteins from a single region of Xyrauchen texanus isolate HMW12.3.18 chromosome 7, RBS_HiC_50CHRs, whole genome shotgun sequence:
- the cfap144 gene encoding protein FAM183A: MAKPTEKDPVDIVHQNAIHVETIMKELRHQKLYTEFNINPFKKLHILTDKPMTNIIYGKEKEDPAFLRIIHGACLEPTKKYTHPQTEAQEIGWLSSPLLVSDRSDRRLNFPRQNSEITKYMDAAWRMTEQTKNLG, encoded by the exons ATGGCAAAACCTACAGAAAAAGATCCCGTGGACATAGTTCATCAAAATGCTATTCACGTGGAGACAATAATGAAGGAGCTGAGACACCAGAAGCTTTACACAGAGTTTAACATCAACCCCTTCAAGAAAC TGCACATCCTGACAGATAAGCCCATGACCAACATCATATATGGAAAAGAAAAGGAGGACC cTGCTTTTCTCAGGATCATTCATGGGGCCTGTCTGGAGCCAACAAAGAAGTACACCCACCCTCAGACTGAAGCACAAGAGATAGGCTGGTTATCCAGTCCTCTG CTTGTCTCAGATCGGAGCGACAGACGACTAAACTTTCCACGGCAGAACTCTGAAATCACGAAATACATGGACGCTGCCTGGCGCATGACGGAGCAGACAAAAAATCTTGGATAA